One genomic segment of Brevibacillus laterosporus LMG 15441 includes these proteins:
- the mazG gene encoding nucleoside triphosphate pyrophosphohydrolase, with product MVNTIYVVGLGAGNLDQMPLGMYKRLKQTTHLYVRTADHPVLDQLAEEGLTYTSFDSIYEKHDSFEQVYQEIARELLSKVKTEGEVTYAVPGHPLVAERTVQLLLSHAVEEQIEVKVLGGQSFLDPLFARLAIDPIEGFTLLDATSMTADQVNPGLHTVIAQVYDQMSASDAKLTLMEVLPDEYEVIVATAVGIEGQEIVERLPLYELDRVEHLGNLSLIYVPPTVEESVKQRQFSYLKEVIATLRGPEGCPWDRKQTHQSLRRYLLEEAYETVEAIDLDDVDALCEELGDVLLQIMLHAQIASEEGYFTIEDIISTLTAKMIRRHPHVFGESKVADADAVVVNWEQIKAQEKAEKGLVPETASLLDAVPKDLPAILAAVKIQKKAAEVGFDWDEVKDVYAKIEEEYKEVQQATPEERTGELGDLLFAVINLARFMKIDPEQALALTNLKFKRRFHYIEQRLQEKNKQFADMTLEELDHFWNEAKAQE from the coding sequence ATGGTGAACACCATTTATGTCGTAGGACTTGGGGCAGGCAATCTAGATCAAATGCCTCTGGGTATGTATAAACGCTTAAAACAGACCACGCATTTGTATGTCCGTACAGCTGATCATCCAGTATTAGATCAATTGGCTGAAGAGGGCCTTACTTACACGTCCTTTGATTCTATTTACGAAAAACATGACTCATTTGAACAGGTATATCAAGAGATTGCACGTGAGCTGTTATCTAAGGTGAAAACAGAAGGTGAAGTAACCTATGCAGTTCCGGGACATCCTTTAGTAGCAGAACGGACGGTGCAACTGCTACTAAGTCATGCGGTAGAGGAGCAGATAGAGGTCAAGGTATTGGGCGGACAAAGCTTCTTAGATCCACTTTTCGCTCGTCTGGCTATTGATCCGATCGAAGGATTTACCTTGTTAGACGCCACAAGTATGACAGCAGATCAAGTAAATCCGGGTCTACACACAGTTATAGCTCAGGTCTACGATCAAATGTCTGCTTCAGACGCGAAGCTCACCTTAATGGAAGTCCTTCCAGACGAATATGAGGTTATCGTTGCTACAGCGGTTGGGATAGAGGGTCAAGAGATCGTGGAGCGTCTACCATTATACGAGTTAGATCGAGTGGAGCATCTGGGAAATCTAAGTCTCATCTATGTACCACCTACTGTAGAAGAGTCAGTAAAGCAACGTCAGTTCTCTTATTTAAAAGAAGTGATCGCAACCTTGCGTGGACCAGAAGGTTGCCCATGGGATCGGAAGCAAACGCATCAAAGCTTGCGTCGTTATTTATTAGAAGAAGCCTATGAAACAGTGGAAGCAATCGATTTGGATGATGTGGATGCGCTGTGTGAGGAATTAGGGGATGTGCTCTTGCAGATTATGCTCCATGCACAGATTGCTTCAGAGGAAGGCTACTTCACCATTGAAGACATCATTTCTACTCTGACGGCCAAAATGATTCGACGCCATCCGCATGTATTTGGAGAGTCGAAGGTAGCTGATGCCGATGCAGTGGTGGTGAATTGGGAGCAGATAAAAGCTCAAGAGAAAGCAGAGAAAGGGCTTGTGCCAGAAACAGCCTCCTTGCTTGATGCTGTACCAAAGGATTTACCAGCGATTTTAGCAGCCGTCAAAATTCAAAAGAAGGCCGCAGAAGTTGGGTTTGATTGGGACGAAGTGAAAGATGTCTACGCTAAAATTGAAGAAGAGTACAAGGAGGTTCAGCAAGCAACTCCAGAGGAACGAACAGGTGAATTAGGGGATTTGCTGTTCGCTGTAATCAATCTAGCTCGCTTCATGAAGATTGATCCTGAACAGGCTTTAGCGCTTACCAATCTGAAATTTAAGCGTAGATTTCACTATATTGAACAAAGGCTGCAAGAAAAGAATAAGCAGTTTGCCGATATGACTTTAGAAGAGCTTGATCATTTTTGGAATGAGGCCAAAGCTCAAGAGTAG
- a CDS encoding RNA-binding S4 domain-containing protein, which produces MRLDKFLKVSRLIKRRTLAKDVCDQGRVEINERAAKASSNVKVGDSISIRFGQKIVTVKVEEIKENARKDEAASLYTVIGEVPVPRDEKEEDEYLRA; this is translated from the coding sequence ATGCGTCTTGATAAATTTCTAAAGGTGTCTCGTTTAATTAAACGACGTACGTTAGCTAAGGATGTATGTGATCAAGGACGTGTCGAAATTAATGAACGTGCTGCAAAAGCTTCCAGCAATGTAAAAGTCGGCGATTCTATCTCCATTCGTTTTGGACAAAAGATCGTTACAGTAAAAGTTGAAGAGATCAAAGAAAATGCGCGTAAGGATGAGGCTGCTTCCCTTTACACAGTAATTGGTGAGGTACCAGTACCGCGCGATGAAAAAGAAGAAGATGAATACCTAAGAGCATAA
- the yabP gene encoding sporulation protein YabP produces the protein MIEPNKRPRHEIVMINRRSLAISGVKKVESFDSEEFLLETEGGFLTIRGQNLHMKNLSLETGEVAIEGFVHDMGYIEQGQAGDRSKGFFGKLFK, from the coding sequence ATGATCGAACCAAATAAACGACCTCGCCATGAAATTGTCATGATCAATCGGCGTAGTTTGGCTATATCCGGGGTAAAAAAGGTAGAAAGCTTTGATAGTGAAGAATTTCTGTTAGAAACAGAAGGCGGTTTTCTTACTATACGCGGCCAGAATCTTCATATGAAAAACCTGAGTCTTGAAACCGGAGAAGTGGCCATTGAGGGTTTCGTTCATGACATGGGGTATATAGAACAGGGGCAGGCCGGAGATCGATCGAAAGGATTTTTCGGCAAATTATTTAAGTGA
- the yabQ gene encoding spore cortex biosynthesis protein YabQ: protein MSISIQFQTMAFMSLCGIFMGMGFDTYHVIKGKGRFPLWAVFILDLLFWLSSVGIVFYVLVWVNDGIVRFPIYLGIIIGAWLYFLIGSKVYIRFLLTVLEWSIWVFQISVKFIDFLLIKPIEIIFHFIWIILGFLFTVLAKIGLFIWRIISWPLSPFVPWGRNLWKSIRGKMAGAKEKLKKWFTKENKE, encoded by the coding sequence GTGAGTATCAGTATTCAGTTTCAGACCATGGCTTTCATGTCCCTGTGCGGAATTTTTATGGGGATGGGGTTTGATACGTACCATGTCATAAAAGGCAAGGGCCGCTTCCCACTTTGGGCCGTTTTCATATTAGATTTGTTATTTTGGTTAAGTAGTGTGGGAATTGTTTTTTATGTGCTGGTATGGGTTAACGATGGAATAGTGAGATTTCCAATCTATCTAGGGATTATTATAGGAGCATGGCTCTATTTCCTTATAGGTAGTAAGGTTTATATCAGATTTTTGTTAACTGTGCTAGAATGGAGTATATGGGTATTTCAGATCAGTGTTAAATTTATTGACTTTCTATTGATTAAACCGATAGAGATAATTTTTCATTTTATCTGGATTATTCTCGGGTTCCTTTTTACTGTGCTGGCAAAGATAGGATTGTTCATTTGGCGAATCATTTCTTGGCCATTGTCACCATTTGTTCCATGGGGTCGTAACTTGTGGAAAAGTATTAGGGGCAAAATGGCAGGAGCAAAGGAAAAACTGAAGAAATGGTTTACCAAGGAAAACAAAGAGTAA
- a CDS encoding FtsB family cell division protein, translated as MAKERPSQSNNLGRKRRLRFIMFFVFCFLIWTCYTAYLQSSVIAETEEQVEALQKEAGEVKEQQEELTNKMKRLDDPEYIAELARKNNFMSKPGEIIFLIPDN; from the coding sequence ATGGCCAAAGAACGTCCCTCTCAATCGAATAATCTAGGTCGTAAGCGCAGACTTCGTTTTATTATGTTCTTCGTATTCTGCTTCCTTATCTGGACGTGCTATACAGCATATCTTCAAAGCTCTGTCATTGCGGAGACGGAAGAACAAGTAGAAGCACTACAGAAAGAGGCAGGGGAAGTAAAAGAGCAACAGGAAGAGCTAACCAATAAGATGAAACGATTAGATGATCCAGAATACATTGCAGAGCTTGCACGCAAAAATAATTTTATGTCCAAGCCGGGTGAGATCATCTTTTTGATCCCCGATAATTAA